One genomic region from Tautonia marina encodes:
- a CDS encoding FtsK/SpoIIIE domain-containing protein, protein MSDQVRNAQDPVDRQVAALQALAQRVTERTTAETKLEQDHAQRTDAARRAFEQASKANDAQYQQQRTALDRRAKEVPTAATASFEASKAEADTTLQAAKTRAEQQYRERIETIKQAQADQRWEVGTICEAGLNDAKGELERTQNQLTEVNGRLKAIRVEIDQHLKSCRLQSAARGVEVEPQATANSVEHPTADAANQALDEAEQRFDDLRNLTLPGLFRGIRPAALVLVPSVLGAGGGFFLQQSWVGPAAGGGIGAIVGVILATWLYATARVQVQRALGPLQEAIGRAADQVVRSRKEAVAAHGRREQDLLSTRDREQAAADARAKAAAAEAKSQAQTAIARADEAHRAAIAKATATRDELLRKIQEEVERLTPEIQKHFETERDRLRVEYDQATAAARQRTGAEATTLADRWRKGLAQVQETLALVDAEIATRFPSFEAAAREDAPVPKEVPPALRFGRLRVDLDMFPQGRPADPALMEGLPDHFEPPAIVRSPDGCSFLLKADAEGRSAALGAMQAVMLRILTGFPPGKARFTMIDPVGLGQTFAAFMHLADVDEQLVTNRVWTETQHIEQRLQDLTEHMENVIQKYLRNEYHSITEYNARAGEVAEPFRFLVVADFPVRFNEAAARRLLSIAQSGPRCGVHVIVLVDVRQELPQGIDLKDLERHCAVLHWREGRVRWSDPLRGGFPLKLDEPPPPDVFSGVVRAVGKRAEGASRVEVPFDFLAPPPEDYWRGDSGKGVAIPLGRAGATKIQQLKLGSGTAQHVLIAGKTGSGKSTLLHAMITSAALTYAPDQLELYLIDFKKGVEFKAYATHHLPHARVIAVESEREFGLSVLLRLDAELGSRGDLFREAGTQDVAAFRVARPDVPMPRILLIVDEFQEFFVEDDKIAQEAALLLDRLVRQGRAFGIHVHLGSQTLAGAYTLARATIGQMAVRIALQCSEADASLILSDDNTAARLLSRPGEAIYNDANGRLEGNNIFQVVWLPDERREEYLRRIASLADERNVRVRKPIVFEGNIAPDPANNEPLATLLEAEAYPDPLPKASLAWLGEPVAIKAPTAMHFRRLAGAHLLIVGQNEEAARGLMAMTMISLAAHRPDARFVLLDGTPADDPRAGDLPRIALALPNEALASTWGQVESSIADVAAEVERRRDEGITDAAPLYLLIHDLQRFRQLRKSEDDFSFSTPDPNEPAKPSELLGTILRDGPIHGVHVIMWVDTLNNLNRTFDRATLRELEHRVLFQMSSADSSTLIDSPLANRLGMQRALLVSEEAGQLEKFRPYGPPSEDWVREAVDRLGRRSSRPSEGSV, encoded by the coding sequence ATGTCGGATCAGGTGAGGAACGCTCAGGACCCCGTCGACCGTCAGGTGGCCGCGCTTCAGGCACTGGCGCAGCGGGTCACCGAACGCACCACGGCCGAAACCAAGCTGGAACAGGACCACGCCCAGCGGACCGACGCCGCTCGTCGGGCGTTTGAACAGGCAAGCAAGGCGAACGACGCTCAATATCAACAGCAACGCACCGCCCTGGATCGCCGCGCGAAGGAAGTCCCCACCGCGGCCACCGCCTCGTTCGAAGCCTCGAAGGCCGAGGCCGATACCACCTTGCAGGCGGCAAAGACCCGGGCCGAGCAGCAGTATCGGGAGCGGATCGAAACGATCAAGCAGGCCCAGGCCGACCAGCGTTGGGAGGTCGGCACGATTTGCGAGGCCGGTCTCAACGACGCGAAGGGGGAACTCGAACGGACCCAGAATCAACTGACCGAGGTCAACGGCCGCCTCAAAGCCATTCGCGTCGAGATTGACCAGCACCTGAAATCGTGTCGGCTCCAATCGGCCGCAAGAGGCGTGGAGGTCGAGCCCCAGGCGACCGCGAATTCGGTCGAACATCCCACGGCCGACGCCGCCAACCAGGCCCTCGACGAGGCGGAGCAGCGGTTCGACGACCTGCGTAATCTGACCCTTCCCGGCCTGTTTCGCGGCATTCGCCCGGCGGCCCTGGTGCTTGTCCCGTCAGTCCTGGGAGCAGGGGGGGGGTTCTTTCTCCAGCAGAGCTGGGTTGGCCCCGCAGCCGGTGGCGGAATTGGAGCCATCGTGGGGGTGATCCTGGCGACCTGGCTCTACGCAACGGCTCGGGTTCAGGTGCAACGGGCCCTGGGACCCTTACAGGAGGCGATCGGACGGGCTGCCGATCAGGTGGTTCGCTCTCGGAAGGAGGCGGTTGCCGCTCATGGGAGGCGGGAACAGGATCTCCTGAGTACCCGAGATCGTGAGCAAGCCGCCGCCGACGCCCGCGCCAAGGCCGCCGCGGCCGAGGCGAAATCGCAGGCACAGACTGCGATCGCCCGGGCAGACGAGGCTCATCGGGCCGCGATCGCCAAGGCAACCGCAACGCGAGACGAGCTTCTCCGAAAGATCCAGGAGGAGGTCGAGCGGTTGACCCCCGAGATCCAGAAGCATTTCGAGACCGAGCGCGACCGGCTTCGAGTCGAGTACGATCAAGCCACGGCCGCCGCTCGGCAGCGGACCGGAGCCGAGGCCACGACTCTGGCCGATCGCTGGCGGAAGGGCCTCGCCCAGGTGCAAGAGACTCTGGCTCTGGTCGATGCCGAGATCGCCACCCGATTCCCCTCGTTCGAAGCCGCGGCGAGGGAGGATGCCCCTGTCCCGAAAGAGGTTCCCCCGGCGCTCCGGTTTGGTCGGCTTCGCGTCGATCTGGACATGTTCCCGCAGGGGAGGCCCGCCGACCCGGCCTTGATGGAAGGGCTGCCGGACCATTTCGAGCCGCCGGCGATCGTCCGGAGCCCTGACGGATGCTCGTTTCTCCTGAAGGCCGATGCCGAGGGGCGATCTGCGGCACTCGGGGCGATGCAGGCGGTGATGCTTCGGATCTTGACCGGCTTTCCGCCCGGCAAGGCACGGTTCACGATGATCGACCCGGTCGGGCTCGGTCAGACGTTTGCCGCGTTCATGCACCTGGCGGATGTGGACGAGCAACTCGTCACAAACCGCGTTTGGACCGAAACGCAGCACATCGAGCAACGCCTGCAAGACCTGACCGAACACATGGAGAACGTGATCCAGAAATATCTGCGCAACGAATATCACTCGATCACCGAATACAACGCCCGAGCCGGCGAGGTGGCCGAGCCGTTCCGGTTTCTGGTCGTGGCCGATTTCCCGGTTCGGTTCAACGAGGCGGCAGCACGACGGCTCCTGAGCATTGCACAAAGCGGCCCGAGATGTGGTGTTCATGTGATTGTTCTGGTGGATGTTCGTCAGGAGCTTCCCCAGGGGATTGATTTGAAAGACCTCGAACGGCACTGCGCGGTCTTGCATTGGCGGGAAGGACGGGTGAGGTGGTCGGATCCGCTTCGGGGCGGGTTTCCCTTGAAGCTCGATGAACCGCCGCCACCCGACGTGTTCTCGGGGGTGGTTCGAGCCGTGGGGAAGCGGGCCGAAGGGGCAAGCCGGGTCGAGGTGCCGTTCGACTTTCTCGCACCGCCGCCGGAGGACTACTGGCGAGGCGATAGCGGGAAAGGGGTGGCGATCCCGCTTGGTCGGGCCGGAGCAACGAAGATTCAGCAGCTCAAGCTGGGGTCGGGCACGGCGCAGCATGTGTTGATCGCTGGCAAGACGGGATCGGGAAAATCAACGCTTCTCCATGCGATGATTACGAGCGCCGCGCTGACGTATGCCCCCGATCAGCTTGAACTGTACCTGATCGACTTCAAGAAAGGGGTGGAATTCAAGGCCTATGCAACGCACCACCTGCCCCATGCTCGGGTCATCGCGGTCGAAAGTGAGCGGGAGTTTGGGCTTTCGGTTTTGCTACGGCTCGACGCTGAACTCGGATCGCGGGGGGATCTGTTCCGGGAGGCGGGCACGCAGGATGTCGCCGCCTTCCGGGTGGCTCGTCCTGACGTGCCGATGCCGCGCATCCTGCTGATCGTCGATGAGTTTCAGGAGTTCTTTGTCGAGGACGACAAGATTGCCCAGGAGGCGGCGTTGCTGCTCGACCGGCTCGTCCGGCAGGGGCGAGCGTTCGGGATCCATGTGCATCTCGGCTCGCAGACCCTCGCGGGGGCGTACACGCTGGCTCGGGCGACCATTGGGCAGATGGCGGTACGGATCGCGCTTCAGTGTAGTGAAGCGGACGCGAGCCTGATCCTCAGCGACGATAATACCGCGGCGCGGTTGCTTTCTCGCCCTGGAGAAGCCATTTACAATGACGCAAACGGCAGACTTGAAGGAAACAACATCTTTCAGGTGGTCTGGTTGCCTGACGAGCGGCGAGAGGAGTATCTTCGCCGGATCGCAAGCCTCGCTGATGAGCGCAACGTGCGGGTCCGAAAACCGATCGTCTTCGAAGGGAACATCGCCCCCGACCCGGCCAACAACGAACCGCTGGCCACCTTGCTTGAGGCAGAGGCATACCCCGACCCGCTTCCGAAAGCCTCGCTTGCCTGGCTCGGCGAGCCGGTGGCGATCAAGGCCCCCACGGCGATGCACTTCCGAAGGCTGGCCGGGGCGCACCTGCTGATCGTTGGCCAAAACGAGGAGGCAGCCCGAGGCCTGATGGCGATGACGATGATTAGCCTCGCCGCTCATCGGCCCGACGCTCGATTCGTCTTGCTCGACGGCACACCCGCGGACGATCCGAGGGCGGGTGATCTTCCCCGAATCGCACTAGCTTTGCCGAATGAAGCCCTCGCGAGTACCTGGGGTCAGGTGGAATCGAGCATTGCGGATGTCGCCGCCGAGGTTGAGCGGAGGAGGGACGAGGGAATTACCGATGCCGCGCCCCTCTACCTGCTCATTCACGACTTGCAACGCTTCCGCCAGCTTCGTAAGAGTGAAGATGATTTCAGCTTTTCGACTCCCGACCCGAACGAGCCGGCCAAGCCCTCGGAGTTGCTCGGAACGATTCTTCGGGATGGTCCGATCCACGGCGTTCATGTGATTATGTGGGTCGACACGCTCAATAACCTGAATCGAACATTCGACCGCGCGACACTCCGCGAGCTGGAACACCGGGTGTTGTTCCAGATGTCCTCTGCCGATTCCTCCACGTTAATTGATTCACCGCTGGCCAATCGCCTTGGAATGCAACGGGCCTTGCTGGTGAGCGAGGAGGCAGGGCAGTTGGAAAAGTTCCGCCCCTATGGCCCGCCGTCGGAAGATTGGGTCAGAGAAGCGGTCGATCGCCTCGGCCGTCGATCGTCACGTCCGAGCGAAGGATCGGTTTGA
- a CDS encoding CPBP family intramembrane glutamic endopeptidase, producing MIEESDRARRRAVMALILIVPAQSLGVAAMLLALPGSIGLGINLMSRVWMVAFPVVWTLRVERRAIQLKRPSRAGMIAGLVTGVMMLGVMLGVYGLVSDQIDLSRLRSRARLTGFDDPVQFAAMFGFIILLNSLLEEFVWRWFVYRQVELFLPARMARMARQGGAVVIAAVAFTIHHVIALSAWVDGGLVLLGSLGVFLGAVVWSALYAYDRTLWPCYVSHLFADVAIVIIGYDVLFRMAI from the coding sequence ATGATCGAGGAGTCTGATCGAGCCCGGCGACGCGCGGTGATGGCCCTGATATTGATCGTCCCGGCCCAGAGTCTGGGCGTGGCCGCGATGTTGCTCGCCTTGCCAGGCTCGATCGGTCTTGGAATCAACCTGATGAGCCGGGTCTGGATGGTCGCATTTCCAGTGGTGTGGACCTTGCGGGTCGAGCGACGCGCGATTCAGTTGAAGCGGCCGAGTCGGGCCGGAATGATCGCCGGGCTTGTGACGGGTGTGATGATGTTGGGAGTGATGCTCGGGGTCTACGGGCTCGTCTCCGATCAGATCGACCTGTCCCGCCTTCGAAGTCGGGCCAGGCTGACAGGATTTGACGATCCCGTCCAGTTTGCGGCCATGTTCGGCTTCATCATCCTGCTGAACTCGTTGTTGGAGGAATTCGTCTGGCGATGGTTCGTCTACCGGCAGGTGGAGCTCTTCCTTCCTGCTCGCATGGCACGGATGGCCCGGCAAGGGGGGGCGGTGGTGATCGCAGCAGTCGCGTTCACGATCCATCATGTGATCGCCCTGTCGGCCTGGGTTGACGGTGGGTTGGTTTTGCTCGGGAGTCTCGGGGTGTTTCTGGGAGCGGTGGTGTGGTCGGCCCTGTATGCCTACGACCGCACCCTCTGGCCGTGTTACGTCAGTCATCTTTTTGCAGATGTGGCGATTGTGATCATTGGCTACGACGTTCTGTTTCGCATGGCGATTTGA
- a CDS encoding acyl carrier protein, protein MTDPELFQSVTEAIRACSPAAREIVIESNSRLFEDLSLDSLDLVAVLMQLQDAHEIELDLDAVPDFRHVSDLMAELGRQLRSKAAA, encoded by the coding sequence GTGACGGACCCGGAACTATTCCAATCGGTGACCGAAGCGATTCGCGCTTGCAGCCCAGCCGCCAGGGAAATCGTGATCGAGTCGAACTCACGATTGTTTGAGGATCTGTCGCTCGACTCGCTCGATCTGGTGGCTGTCTTGATGCAACTTCAGGATGCCCATGAAATTGAGCTTGATCTCGACGCAGTCCCCGATTTCCGACATGTTTCTGACTTGATGGCCGAACTGGGGCGTCAGCTTCGCTCGAAGGCCGCTGCCTGA